GCACGGCCGGCGTCCTGAAAGAAGGGGAGTCGCTTTGAACGCGCCAGCCCATACGCGCAGCGGCCGCCCGGCGGTGCTTGTGACGGCCGCCGACCTGGCGCCGCAGGCGCTGGCCCTGCTCGCCGACTATGACGTCGTGTACGCCGGCAAAACCCCGGCCGAGGAAGACATCGTTGCGCTGTGCCGCGCGCACGATCCGGTCGCCATCATCGTGCGCTACAGCAAGGTAGGGGCGGCGGCCATGGACGCCGCGCCGTCTCTCAAAGTGATCTCCAAGCATGGCAGCGGCACGGATACCATCGACAAGCAGGCCGCGCAGGCGCGCGGCATCGCGGTGGTGGCGGCCGCCGGGGCCAATGCGGCGGCGGTGGCCGAGCAGGCCATGGCGCTGCTGCTGGCCTGCGCCAAATCGGTGGTGGCGCTGGATGCAAGAATGCATGCCGGCCATTGGGACAAGGCGACGCACAAGAGCGCCGAGCTCGCCGGCAAGACGCTCGGTCTGATCGGCCTGGGCGCCATCGGCCGCCGGATGGCCCGGATCGCGGCCAGCATGGAGATGCGCGTTATCGGTTTCGACCCCTATGCGCGCGAGCTGCCGGAGACCATCGAAAGCGTGGACCTGGACGCGATCTGGCGCGAGTCCGACGCGATATCTCTGCATTGCCCGCTGACCACGGACAACCGGGGCCTGTTGAATCGCGACACGCTGGCGCGATGCAGGCGCGGCGTCATTGTGGTGAACACGGCGCGTGGCGGACTGATCGACGAAGATGCGCTGCTGCAGGCCGTGCGCGACGGCCAGGTGGGCGCGGCAGGACTGGACAGTTTTGCCGTGGAGCCGATGCGCGCCGGCCATCCGTTCCAGTCGCAGCCCAACATCATCCTGAGCCCGCACATCGGGGGCGTTACGCGCGAGGCGTACGTCAAGATGGGCGTGGCCGCCGCGGAGAACGCCCTGGCGGTGCTGCGGCAGGCCGCGGTTCATCCGTGATGGCGGAGTAAACACATGGCGAAACGATGGAAGCACGCGCCGCCCGGCAGCTCCTGGGGCGAGTTCGGCGATGACGACCAGCGCGGCCGCATGAACCTGGTCGATCGGGCCAAGGTCCTGCAGGGGATGGCGGAGGTGCGCGAAGGACGGACGTTCTGCCTGTCCCTGCCGCTGGACCTGCCGGGCGGCATGGCCCTGAACCCCCGGCGCCTGCCGCCGCGGCGCTATGCGACGCTGCGCGACGGCAAGAGCGCGGGCGTGCAAGGCTATTGCTGGTCTTATGCCAGCGAGGACCCGGCGCTCACGGATGTGGTTTGCGATGACGTTCTCTTGATGAACACGCAGTATTCCACCCAGTGGGACAGCCTGGCCCACATGGGTAGCCGTTTCGATGCGGACGGCGACGGCGTGGCGGAAGCGGTGTTCTACAACGGCTTTCGCGCGGGCGAGCATATGCGGGCGGCCGCGGAGGATCCGCGGGCCAGCGAGGACTGGGCGCGTTTTCCGGACCCGCGCGCCGGCGCGCTGGGTATCGAGAATCTTGCGGAACATGGCGTACAGGGTCGCGCAGTGCTTATCGACCTGGAGCACCACCTGGGACGAAAACGCCAGGCCGTCGGTTATGACGCCCTGATGCGCATGCTCGACGCCGACGGCATCGTGGTGGAACCGGGCGATATGGTGTGTCTGCATACCGGCTTCGGCGACACCTTGGTATCCATGCGCGGCAAGCCCGACGTGGCGCATCTGCATGCCACCGGTAGCGGCCTGGACGGCCACGATTCGCGGCTGCTGCAGTGGATTGTCGATACGCGGCTGGCCTGCCTGATTGCGGACAATCCCGCCGTGGAGCTGGTCCAGCCGGTGAAGTTCGGCGAAGCAGGTCAGCCGATGCGAGGTCCGCGTTTGCCTTTGCACGAACACTGCCTGTTCAAGAACGGCATCCATCTGGGCGAGTTGTGGTGGCTGACGCCGCTGGCGCGCTGGCTTCGCGCGCACGGACGCAGCCGTTTTCTGCTGACCGCGCCCCCGCTGCGCCTGCCAGGCGCCGTCGGATCGCCCGTTACCCCTATCGCCACCGTTTGACAAAACACTCTGGTCCTATCCGGAGGAGACGACATGAAACTCTACCGTGCCTTTCTGGCCGCGGCCCTGGCGTTCGCGGCCACGGCCGCATGCGCGCAGTATCCCGACCATCCGATCAAAATGGTCGTGCCTTACTCCGCCGGCGGCGCCGCGGATGCGCAGTCGCGCATCGTCGCCGTCAAATTGAGCGCCCGCCTGGGCCAGCAGGTGATCGTGGAAAACCGGCCCGGCGCCAGCGGCACCATCGGCGCTGCCGCCGTGGCGCGCGCGCCCGCCGACGGCTATACCTTGCTGTACGACGCCACCGCACACGCGGTGAACCCCGTGCTTTACAAAACACTCGGTTATGACAGCAAGCGCGACTTCCTGCCCATCTCGCTGGTGAGCCTGACGCCCAATCTGCTGGTCGTGCGGACCGAGTCTCCGTACCGCACGATCGCCGACCTGACGGCGGCGGCCCGCCAGAAGCCCGGACACATCACCTTCGCCACGCCCGGGCAGGGCACCGCCCAGCACATCGCCGCGGCGCTGTACGCGCAAGGCAACGGGCTGCAGCTCACTCATATCCCATACAAGGGCGGCGCCCCCGCGCTGACGGACCTGATGGGCGGGCAGGTCGACATGATGTTCAGCAACATGGCTGCTTCTTCGCCGCTGGTCAAAAGCGGCAAGCTGCGCGCGCTGGCGGTGAGCGCCCGCGAACGCGTGGCCGGGTTCCCGCAGGTGCCCACGGTTGCGGAGTCCGGTGTGCGCGACTACGCGGTGTACGAATGGAACGGCGTGTTCGCGCCGGCGGGCACGCCGAAGGATGTCGCCGTCCGCCTGGAGACGGAAATGCGGGCGGTGCTGCAGGATCCGGAGGTGCGCCGCAGGCTGGAAGAACTCGGCGCGCAACCCATCGGGTCTTCCTCGCAGGATTTTGCGCGTTTCGTGGACGAGGAAATGCAGCGCGCCGAGCAGGTGCTATCCGCCTCGGGCATCAAGCAGGAATAGCCGGCGCGCATCGCGCCGTGAATCGGTATCCGCATCCAACACGCTGCCCGCAGCGGCAGCGGATCGGCCTTCCTGGGCCGGATGGCGCGCGAGATAAGCAAATACGGCAACCTGGGCCGGCGATCCGGGCCGAAGGCCGAACAGCCCCAAAGGGGCATATGCAAAGGAGGACAGGCGATGTTCCTGCTGAACCCACCCCGCGTGGTGGACTTCGACGTCTGGACGGCGATGCCGGACGCCTATCGAAAACCGCAACGCAGTGCCTGGGCGGATGCCAACCGAGGCGGCGCGCCGGCGGATTCCTTTCTTGAAGGACCGGTGTTCGACG
The sequence above is a segment of the Bordetella genomosp. 9 genome. Coding sequences within it:
- a CDS encoding Bug family tripartite tricarboxylate transporter substrate binding protein, with product MKLYRAFLAAALAFAATAACAQYPDHPIKMVVPYSAGGAADAQSRIVAVKLSARLGQQVIVENRPGASGTIGAAAVARAPADGYTLLYDATAHAVNPVLYKTLGYDSKRDFLPISLVSLTPNLLVVRTESPYRTIADLTAAARQKPGHITFATPGQGTAQHIAAALYAQGNGLQLTHIPYKGGAPALTDLMGGQVDMMFSNMAASSPLVKSGKLRALAVSARERVAGFPQVPTVAESGVRDYAVYEWNGVFAPAGTPKDVAVRLETEMRAVLQDPEVRRRLEELGAQPIGSSSQDFARFVDEEMQRAEQVLSASGIKQE
- a CDS encoding NAD(P)-dependent oxidoreductase, with the translated sequence MNAPAHTRSGRPAVLVTAADLAPQALALLADYDVVYAGKTPAEEDIVALCRAHDPVAIIVRYSKVGAAAMDAAPSLKVISKHGSGTDTIDKQAAQARGIAVVAAAGANAAAVAEQAMALLLACAKSVVALDARMHAGHWDKATHKSAELAGKTLGLIGLGAIGRRMARIAASMEMRVIGFDPYARELPETIESVDLDAIWRESDAISLHCPLTTDNRGLLNRDTLARCRRGVIVVNTARGGLIDEDALLQAVRDGQVGAAGLDSFAVEPMRAGHPFQSQPNIILSPHIGGVTREAYVKMGVAAAENALAVLRQAAVHP
- a CDS encoding cyclase family protein; translation: MAKRWKHAPPGSSWGEFGDDDQRGRMNLVDRAKVLQGMAEVREGRTFCLSLPLDLPGGMALNPRRLPPRRYATLRDGKSAGVQGYCWSYASEDPALTDVVCDDVLLMNTQYSTQWDSLAHMGSRFDADGDGVAEAVFYNGFRAGEHMRAAAEDPRASEDWARFPDPRAGALGIENLAEHGVQGRAVLIDLEHHLGRKRQAVGYDALMRMLDADGIVVEPGDMVCLHTGFGDTLVSMRGKPDVAHLHATGSGLDGHDSRLLQWIVDTRLACLIADNPAVELVQPVKFGEAGQPMRGPRLPLHEHCLFKNGIHLGELWWLTPLARWLRAHGRSRFLLTAPPLRLPGAVGSPVTPIATV